The Eubacteriaceae bacterium Marseille-Q4139 genome has a window encoding:
- a CDS encoding nucleoside phosphorylase, translated as MDGKMPHILCTKDDIGEIVLLPGDPGRVAMFRDMLDDFKIVSQNREYTVGTGFYEGVKITVCSTGIGAPSTEIAVIQLIALGAKALIRIGGTGVMKEDVPCGAMVLNTGAVRMGGSSCFYAPAEYPAIASFEVVDCLKKACEELNRSYAMGICVSVGSFYHGQGRKMPFETDYDEEEVLKKYRKWNVLNMEMEAETIFTLASLNGVLAGSICSVHCNRVTDQWLVDNEAAQKEMCETALAASARLSREYLHADGLE; from the coding sequence ATGGACGGGAAAATGCCGCATATTCTCTGCACGAAGGACGACATCGGTGAAATTGTCCTTCTGCCGGGTGATCCGGGACGCGTTGCCATGTTCCGGGACATGCTGGACGATTTTAAGATTGTCAGCCAGAACCGTGAGTACACCGTAGGCACCGGCTTTTACGAAGGCGTAAAAATCACGGTCTGTTCAACGGGTATCGGCGCGCCATCTACGGAGATCGCCGTCATCCAGCTCATCGCCCTGGGAGCAAAGGCGCTGATCCGCATCGGCGGGACAGGCGTCATGAAAGAAGATGTGCCCTGCGGCGCCATGGTGTTAAATACGGGCGCTGTCCGAATGGGCGGCTCGTCCTGCTTCTATGCACCGGCGGAATACCCGGCTATCGCTTCTTTTGAGGTGGTGGATTGCTTAAAAAAGGCATGCGAGGAGTTAAACCGCAGCTATGCCATGGGAATCTGCGTTTCCGTGGGGTCCTTCTACCATGGACAGGGGCGGAAAATGCCCTTTGAGACGGATTATGACGAAGAAGAAGTGCTGAAAAAGTACCGGAAATGGAATGTCCTCAACATGGAAATGGAGGCAGAGACCATTTTTACGCTGGCCTCTTTAAACGGCGTGCTGGCCGGGAGCATCTGTTCCGTACACTGCAACCGGGTGACGGATCAGTGGCTCGTGGACAATGAGGCGGCTCAGAAAGAGATGTGTGAGACGGCCCTGGCGGCGTCCGCGCGGCTTTCCAGAGAGTATCTGCACGCAGACGGATTGGAATAA
- a CDS encoding IclR family transcriptional regulator → MQLVDRALKALEIMSRNMEGISVSDLAEKLEIPASSAHRILTSLKDNHFVLQDDETRKYRLGYKICGIAAGVARGSALTLTARPYMKALAEKIDRNVVLCVMEARSVMNIAISERKDSNMYMVKIGYEMPLYSTSAGRVFAAYMDRKRAFELLEQETRTKTTPYTKTSMEELNEELERIRSQGYAMIDEELQMGIQGVACPIFDINGEPAAALAFTTMKETDGESLAERIRELKHCAEEISSAIR, encoded by the coding sequence ATGCAGTTAGTAGACCGTGCATTAAAGGCATTAGAGATCATGAGCAGAAATATGGAAGGGATTTCCGTGTCAGATCTGGCGGAAAAGCTGGAGATTCCGGCCAGCTCTGCCCACAGAATTCTGACAAGCCTAAAAGACAACCATTTTGTGCTTCAGGATGACGAGACGAGGAAGTACCGCCTCGGCTATAAAATCTGCGGAATCGCAGCCGGAGTCGCAAGGGGAAGCGCGCTGACGCTGACTGCCCGGCCTTATATGAAAGCACTGGCTGAAAAAATTGACAGGAACGTGGTGCTTTGTGTGATGGAGGCGCGGTCAGTCATGAATATTGCGATTTCCGAACGGAAGGACTCCAACATGTATATGGTAAAAATCGGATATGAAATGCCGTTGTATTCCACTTCCGCCGGCCGTGTTTTTGCCGCGTACATGGATCGGAAGCGGGCCTTTGAACTTTTAGAGCAGGAGACGCGGACGAAGACGACACCTTACACGAAGACATCCATGGAAGAGCTGAATGAAGAGCTGGAGCGGATCAGGAGCCAGGGCTATGCGATGATTGACGAAGAACTCCAGATGGGGATCCAGGGAGTCGCCTGCCCGATTTTTGACATCAACGGTGAGCCGGCAGCGGCACTGGCGTTTACAACGATGAAGGAAACCGACGGCGAGTCTCTCGCAGAGCGGATCCGGGAACTGAAGCATTGTGCGGAAGAAATTTCTTCTGCGATCCGATAG
- a CDS encoding ABC transporter ATP-binding protein encodes MSEYSVELKGLNKIYTNLLKDDTVALKDINLQIRPGEFISIIGPSGCGKSTLLKIIGNLDKPTSGTIEYKDGADQQMGFVFQDSVLLPWKNVRENAEFPLVIQKKQTKENEEKLDELLELAGLSEFKTALPRELSGGMKQRVSIVRALSYDAPLLLMDEPFGALDALTRDHLNEELLKIWQKTKKTILFVTHSIEEAAFLSDRVIVMSPRPGRVKEIVTIDLPRPRGEATRNDPRFSEFNKYLRGIIG; translated from the coding sequence ATGAGCGAGTACAGCGTTGAACTGAAAGGACTGAACAAGATTTACACCAATCTTTTAAAGGATGATACGGTTGCTTTAAAAGATATTAACCTCCAGATCCGGCCGGGAGAGTTTATTTCCATTATTGGGCCGTCGGGCTGCGGAAAGTCTACGCTTCTTAAGATCATCGGGAACCTGGACAAGCCTACCTCCGGCACCATCGAATACAAGGACGGCGCCGATCAGCAGATGGGGTTCGTGTTTCAGGATTCCGTGCTGCTTCCGTGGAAAAATGTGCGGGAAAATGCGGAATTCCCTCTCGTGATCCAGAAAAAGCAGACAAAGGAAAACGAGGAGAAGCTGGACGAGCTTTTGGAGCTGGCGGGGCTTTCGGAATTTAAGACAGCGCTTCCGAGGGAGCTTTCCGGCGGCATGAAGCAGAGGGTTTCCATCGTGCGCGCCCTGTCCTACGACGCACCGCTTCTTCTGATGGATGAGCCCTTCGGCGCCCTGGATGCGCTGACGAGAGACCATCTGAACGAAGAGCTTTTAAAGATCTGGCAGAAGACGAAGAAGACCATTCTCTTTGTCACCCACAGCATCGAAGAAGCCGCCTTCCTTTCCGACCGGGTTATCGTCATGTCCCCGCGGCCGGGCCGCGTGAAAGAAATTGTCACCATCGACCTTCCGAGACCGAGGGGAGAGGCTACGAGAAATGACCCGAGGTTCTCAGAATTCAACAAATATCTGAGGGGGATCATCGGATGA
- a CDS encoding ABC transporter permease, translated as MKRGGKLEKGLRTAGEYVLSIGVFVLIWWIYVTAKDVPAYILPAPDKVLKSLTEMFMDGSVYPHLWTTAYEVVLGFLIGSFLGILLGYVFTKADVLKTMLMPYLIFLQTAPKIALVPLFVVWFGIGLVSKVVLIISMVLFPVLSGMMLGLESIPPDVRNLMKILKASRWQVFSKVEMQYSLPALFASLKVGIVQAVIGAIVAEWMSGKQGLGYILTFASSTYDTPMLLAGIIVTIILGIVTYEAVNVLENRLLYWHESKKGQA; from the coding sequence ATGAAACGGGGCGGAAAATTAGAAAAAGGCCTGAGGACAGCCGGTGAATATGTCCTTTCCATCGGTGTTTTTGTTCTGATCTGGTGGATTTATGTGACGGCAAAGGATGTGCCTGCGTACATTCTTCCGGCGCCGGACAAGGTTTTAAAAAGCCTGACAGAGATGTTCATGGACGGCAGCGTTTACCCGCACCTCTGGACGACGGCTTACGAGGTGGTTCTGGGCTTTTTGATCGGGAGCTTTCTTGGAATCCTTCTGGGATATGTGTTTACAAAAGCTGATGTGCTGAAAACCATGCTGATGCCGTATCTGATTTTCCTTCAAACGGCGCCGAAAATTGCGCTAGTTCCGCTTTTTGTGGTATGGTTCGGGATCGGGCTGGTATCGAAGGTGGTGCTTATCATCTCGATGGTGCTGTTCCCTGTCCTGTCCGGCATGATGTTGGGCCTGGAGTCGATTCCGCCGGATGTGCGGAACCTGATGAAAATTTTAAAGGCCAGCAGATGGCAGGTCTTTTCCAAAGTGGAAATGCAGTATTCCCTTCCGGCGCTGTTCGCCAGCCTGAAGGTCGGCATTGTCCAGGCTGTCATCGGTGCGATTGTGGCCGAGTGGATGTCGGGAAAACAGGGGCTGGGCTACATTCTGACGTTTGCGTCGTCCACCTACGATACGCCGATGCTTCTGGCCGGCATCATCGTGACGATTATTCTCGGCATTGTGACGTATGAGGCCGTGAATGTGCTGGAAAACCGGCTTTTGTACTGGCACGAATCAAAAAAAGGACAGGCTTAA
- a CDS encoding TDT family transporter, with translation MKAIIQKVPIPICGVMLGMAALGNLLQSYSEGIRYVCGIFAGFLLILALLKLVMFPGKVMEDMKNPIMASVAATFPMALMLLSAYVKPWIGQAAYFVWLFAIALHVVLILYFTVTFILKLQMQKVFASYFIVYVGIVAAAVTAPSYGMEAVGSVAFWFGFVCLIALLVLVTYRYVKFKEVPEPAKSLICIYAAPTSLCVAGYVQSVTPKSLGFLMAMLCVATVLYVFALIKAVSLLKLPFYPSMAAFTFPFVISAIAAKQAMACAAKLGSPMPFLGPVVVVETVIAVAFMVYVYVCFMKMLFGGKK, from the coding sequence ATGAAAGCGATCATTCAAAAGGTACCGATTCCGATCTGCGGAGTCATGCTGGGCATGGCCGCCCTGGGGAATCTTCTTCAGAGCTACTCCGAGGGGATTCGGTACGTGTGCGGCATTTTTGCCGGCTTCCTGTTAATTCTGGCTCTCTTAAAGCTTGTGATGTTTCCCGGCAAGGTGATGGAGGACATGAAAAACCCCATCATGGCAAGCGTGGCGGCGACATTTCCCATGGCGCTCATGCTTCTCAGCGCATATGTGAAGCCGTGGATTGGGCAGGCGGCGTATTTTGTGTGGCTTTTTGCCATTGCCCTGCATGTGGTGCTGATCCTTTACTTTACGGTGACGTTTATCTTAAAACTCCAGATGCAGAAGGTTTTTGCCAGCTACTTTATCGTGTATGTGGGCATCGTCGCCGCAGCGGTTACGGCTCCGTCGTATGGGATGGAGGCAGTGGGAAGCGTAGCCTTCTGGTTCGGATTCGTCTGCCTGATTGCACTGCTTGTTTTGGTGACATACCGCTATGTGAAATTTAAGGAAGTGCCGGAGCCGGCAAAGTCGCTGATCTGTATTTATGCGGCGCCCACCAGCCTGTGCGTGGCCGGATATGTCCAGTCGGTGACGCCGAAGTCTCTTGGCTTTTTGATGGCCATGCTCTGCGTCGCCACGGTTCTTTATGTGTTCGCCCTGATAAAGGCAGTTTCTCTTCTGAAACTTCCGTTTTATCCCAGCATGGCGGCCTTCACGTTCCCCTTTGTCATCAGCGCCATCGCCGCAAAACAGGCCATGGCCTGTGCGGCAAAACTGGGAAGTCCCATGCCGTTTTTAGGGCCGGTGGTGGTTGTGGAGACCGTGATCGCAGTGGCGTTTATGGTTTATGTGTATGTCTGCTTTATGAAGATGCTTTTTGGGGGGAAGAAGTAG